A genome region from Panicum virgatum strain AP13 chromosome 4K, P.virgatum_v5, whole genome shotgun sequence includes the following:
- the LOC120702036 gene encoding uncharacterized protein LOC120702036, with the protein MRHGSPPNSKIAGDAKEAVDNCVAEFSPVLIRARGGVQAGQAHHRDRRRPHPRLEQPRVRRQRQVLALYLRRYREIEGTRPRARHTLMVALEHPTAPAVEAEVQSPAPPSPGLDLQLGPPQVRDVTELGPHADVCAVWRAADAAAAA; encoded by the coding sequence ATGCGCCATGGCTCGCCACCGAATTCCAAGATCGCCGGCGACGCGAAGGAGGCCGTGGACAACTGTGTCGCCGAGTTCAGCCCCGTCTTAATCCGAGCCCGTGGAGGAGTGCAGGCAGGACAGGCGCACCACCGTGACCGGCGACGACCTCATCCTCGCCTTGAGCAACCTCGGGTTCGACGACAGCGTCAGGTCCTGGCCTTGTACCTCCGCCGCTACCGTGAGATTGAGGGCACCAGGCCACGCGCCCGGCACACCTTGATGGTAGCGCTGGAGCACCCGACGGccccggcggtggaggcggaggtgcagtcgccggcgccgccgtcgccaggtCTGGACCTGCAACTGGGCCCGCCACAGGTGCGTGACGTCACTGAGCTGGGCCCGCACGCCGATGTGTGCGCGGTGTGGCGTGCGGCCGATGCAGCGGCCGCAGCATGA
- the LOC120702037 gene encoding transcriptional activator hap3-like — protein MDKNQANNLREGARGTDHAPEEHRIPRATVARIMRHGSPPNSTITGDAKEAVDNCLVEFCAVLIAAAVEECRQDKRTTVTGDDLILALANLGFEDYVRPLALYLRRYREIEGNRPRARHSSMAAAQGPTAPAEVEALPPPSPEPTLQLEPPPSVRDVTELGLHGDVYAVWRAAAAAAAGTMQAPAGAGDDDEDEE, from the exons ATGGACAAAAATCAAGCTAACAATCTCCGAGAGGGTGCACGAG GCACCGATCATGCACCTGAAGAGCACAGGATTCCAAGAGCCACCGTGGCACGAATCATGCGCCACGGCTCGCCGCCGAACTCAACGATCACCGGCGACGCCAAGGAGGCCGTGGACAACTGTCTCGTGGAGTTCTGCGCGGTCTTGATCGCTGCAGCCGTGGAGGAGTGCAGGCAGGACAAGCGCACGACCGTGACCGGCGACGACCTAATCCTCGCCTTGGCCAACCTCGGATTCGAGGACTACGTCAGGCCCCTGGCTCTGTACCTCCGCCGCTACCGCGAGATCGAGGGCAACAGGCCACGCGCCCGGCACAGCTCCATGGCAGCGGCGCAGGGCCCGACGGCCCCGGCAGAGGTggaggcgctgccgccgccgtcgccggagccaaCCCTGCAGctggagccgccgccgtcggtgcGTGACGTCACGGAGCTGGGCCTGCACGGCGACGTGTACGCTGTGTGGCGTGCTGCTGCAGCGGCCGCCGCAGGAACGATGCAGGCGCCAGCTGGtgctggtgatgatgatgaggacgagGAGTGA
- the LOC120702038 gene encoding nuclear transcription factor Y subunit B-1-like produces MRHGSPPNSKIAGDAKEAVDNCVAEFSPVLIRAAVEECRQDRRTTVTSDDLILALSNLGFDDSVRLLALYLRRYREIEGTRPRARHTLMVALEHPTAPAVEAEVQSPAPPSPGLDLQLGPPQVRDVTELGPHADVCAVWRAADAAAAA; encoded by the coding sequence ATGCGCCATGGCTCGCCACCGAATTCCAAGATCGCCGGCGACGCGAAGGAGGCCGTGGACAACTGTGTCGCCGAGTTCAGCCCCGTCTTAATccgagctgccgtggaggagtgCAGGCAGGACAGGCGCACCACCGTGACCAGCGACGACCTCATCCTCGCCTTGAGCAACCTCGGGTTCGACGACAGCGTCAGGCTCCTGGCCTTGTACCTCCGCCGCTACCGTGAGATTGAGGGCACCAGGCCACGCGCCCGGCACACCTTGATGGTAGCGCTGGAGCACCCGACGGCCCCGGCGGTGGAGGCAGAGGTgcagtcgccggcgccgccgtcgccaggtCTGGACCTGCAACTGGGCCCGCCACAGGTGCGTGACGTCACTGAGCTGGGCCCGCACGCCGATGTGTGCGCGGTGTGGCGTGCGGCCGATGCAGCGGCCGCAGCATGA